Below is a window of Verrucomicrobiia bacterium DNA.
CTTCATGCAAATGGCACGCAATGCGTTCAGGTTGGCCGAAGAAGGCCTTCAACTCTTGGTGGACGATGGTTTCCAGGTCCACGATCGGGATCTTGTTACGGCATTTGCGACAGAAGTACTTCGGGTTGTCAGCACGGACATACATCTTGTGGCCGCAAGCACAGTACGCCAACCCGCTGAACAAGTGCACGGGTGGCTTGCCCGGTTTCTTCCATGATTTAAGCTGCTCTTCAACGATCTGGTTGACCTGATTCCACAGGGTTTCAGGAATGATCGGCTCGCATTCGACCTTTCCCCATTCATCCTCGGGTTTGGGTTCGACGCGCCACGATCCGGTATGGCGGAAGCGGTTAAAATAGTATACCCCCTTGGCGCTGGGGTCGACGAGGATGCGGAGAACTGAGGTATCGCGCCAAATGGAACCGTCACTGGTGCGATAACCGGCGGCGTTAAGAACCCTGGCGACATTACCCTTGCGTCGATTCGCCAGAAACAGTTCATACGCTTTGCGACGAATCGCCGCCTCTTCTGGCCGGACGACCAACTTGCGATCTTTCCATCTGTAGCCATACGGGGCACTGCCATTGATGGACTTGCCCAACTTGGCGCGGGTCAGGACGGACGCATTGACGCGCTCAGTGATTTCTTCTCGTTCCCATTGGGCGAATACCCCAAGCAGATGAAAAAACATGCGCCCGCCGGCAGTGCTGGTGTCGATGGCTTCGCTCAGGGAAATGAGATCGGCGTGATGCTTGTTGAAGAAATCGGCAAAGTCCTCCAGTTCGCGACGGTTGCGGGACAAGCGGGCTAGTTTGGAAAAGACCAGACCTGTGATGTGGCCTCCCTCGACATCTTTCATCATCCGCTTAGCTTCAGGATGCTGCATCACGGCCTTGCCGCTTTGCCCGGCTAAGTCATAGACTTCCTTGACCTGCCAGCCGCGGCTCTTGGCGTAGCTGCGGGCTCGTTCCTCGTGATGTTCCGGGCTTTCGCCATTGGCTTGGTCTTCGGTACTGACACGAATCCAAATGCCAACTGGCTTGTTGGTGACGCCATCGTTCTTCATGGACAAGCTTTATACGCGCAACTGAAGCAAGACTCAAGAAAAATATGTATTCAAATTGCATACATTTGTATATAACGGCGCCATGTCACAAAATAAACCATTGGTAGAAGCTGATCTGTCTGTGTTAGCCAAGCGTTTTCGAAAGCAAAGCAGAAAGACCCGTGCCCAGGCCGCGCGGGAAATGGGCGTGGCGCAAACATCGATTTTTAACGCAGAAGAAACCCTCAGTCAGAGTCTGCTCAAACTGCGGATACGGATGGTTGAAACGTATTCACCGTTCAAGGTCGTCGGGCCATACTTCTGCCTGAAACGGAAATAGGCAGTGTCCTAATCTGAAATCCGGACTCTTGCCGTGGGTGACGTGGCTACTTTCGCTCAAATCTCCGGGTCATATCCCGGTATGGCGCGTGGATGAGACTGGTAAACTATACATTTGTCCCAATTCTGGTGATTGGGGTTACTCTTGGAATCACATACGCCGCACTGTCCCATGTGATTGCATTCGGAATACTGAACAAGCGTCACATGATTGCGAGTGCCGCCTCCCCTCTGTTTGATCGGACGGACGGCATACAGCGCCTCGCCCTTTACGGTGGCGTTGACTATCGAGCATTTAAATTCAGGAAATTGAATTACATTCATTTTGTGACTCCTGATAATTGAACATCGCGTTGACCTTACGAATGTGCAAGAAGTCGGAGATCGGTCAGCGCAAAAACGGAATGCACCGCCGGACGGACTGCCAGAGTGATTTCCAACCAGCCAACCGTTGGACTCGTCGAGCATTCTCTCCTTCGAGATAGTTGACCCGCGCTTGCAACTGGTAGACCTGACTTTGGAGTGAATCCATACGTTCCAGATAACGGCCAAACCAGATCGCTGCTGCTGCCACGACTACCACGGCGACAATAAGTAGAAACGCCTTGTTGTTCATGCCCGCAGAGTTTATCACAGATCGCCGGGATTTCCAGCAAGAGTGCAACTGCTTTTCGCACTGCCCGAGTAGTAACGTTTTTCACGTTGACGCTCGTAGCCATGCTCAAGTAGTTTTCCCAAACGAATGGATGACTACGTTCTTAGCCTGATTATAGCGGGCGGAGAGGGAATAGATGCCAATGCCGAACGCGACACGCGAGGATTGCCTATCACTCTATGCGTTGGTGGATTGCTAGTCTCTGGCGTCATCATTTCCCACAATCGCTACATGGAATTGCTGGCTGATGGAGCAATTCTAAAGCACATCGACAGTGCGATGGAGCGTCTCTCAGCGTCTAAGGAGTCAAGGCCTGGTTCTGAGGAGCCGAGAGATGACGAGGTCGAATTTATCCATTTGGCTTCGGCTAAGTTTTGGCATCCCGGTTCCCACCAAAATTGTCCCGGCGGTAACGGTGTTCTTTGGCGAGGCAGGGTCGATGCTGTCGATGGGTTTTTCCTTGGCGAGTTGGGCCTTGCACCGTCCGGTCAGTGAATGACCTTCTACCGAATGTTTCAAATTGGGACACTGCCCGGAAATAGGGTTTCTGGACTTCAGATGGTCGGAGCGGGATGGCCCCTATCGCGCTGCAGCGCGGCGCGCGCGACGAAGCACATCATCCAAGTTTATTTGCAGCGCCCGGGCGATGCGCAACAACGTGTCCAGACTTGGGTTGCGCTTTTCCTGTTCGATGTAGCTCACCATTTGCCGCGATAATCCGGCTTTTGCCGCCAGTTCATTCAACGACAAATGACGTTTGGTGCGTTCTTCACGCAGAAGGCGAGCTACCTGAGAAGAAACAGCTTCGGCTGTGTTGACGGCTGCCACATTTCGACACTACTGGAAAAAGGATTTGACTTTGGATGCCACAATAGTTACATACAGGCATGATTCGAAGGCGACTTGGTCCCGATCCTCACGCGGGTGGCGCCCGGACAGTGGCCCTCAGTGGCTGCCCCGATGTCTTTGAACTCGACTCCGGGGACTTCGCGGTGATTGGGATCGACATTACGGCTATGACCGTACAGCACTTGCCGCCTAGTGCCGGGTGCGGGCCGGATGAGCGTATTGTCCTTGTCCCGCGCAAAACACTAGTTCTTGCCAAGCCTGACATCCCCAATCAAGTCTAGCCGTTTGTGCGCGTCGGACTGCTCCGGTATAATACGGAGTTATGGAGGCGTCCTCATGGGTGGCAGAACACTGGTTCGACGTGATTCAAACCGTCGGCATCATTGGCGGACTTCTCTTCACGGCGTTTGCCATCCGGAGGGATGAAAAGGCGAGAAGAATCAGCAATCTGGTCTCAATAACCGACCACTATCGGCAAATCTGGAAAGAAGTCTATGATCGGCCGAAGTTGTCACGCGTGCTGGAAAAGCACGTGGATGTGAAAGTACAACCCCCTTCGAACGAGGAAGGCCTATTCATCAACTTTCTGATCTTGCATTTGAGTTGCGTCCATCAAGCAATGATGGATGGAATGTTCATTGCCTTGGATGGCTTGCAAGCTGACATCAAAGAATTTTTCTCATTGCCAATTCCCAGGGCGGTTTGGGAAAAGTCCAAGCGACTGCAGAATCACAGTTTTGTCAAATTTGTCGAGGCTTGCCTGTTTGAAAACTAGGGCTTCTTCCGCATCGTTTCGGCCAGGAGGCGGTAGGCTATGTCCTCGCGCTGCCTCTGTTCTTCCGGCGTGAGTTTCGGGACGGACCGCTTGATCTTATAGCCCCGACGGATTGTCTCCTCCAGCTTCGGAACCGGTTGCGGTAGCGCCTTCAAATAAGCGATGAACTGGTCGGGCTGATAATATGACACCCTCGTTGCTGCCTCCGCACCGAGACTAGCCGAAACCGCCGCTGAGATTTTTCGTAAACGACCCTCTTCAACGCAAATGATGGCGATCTTCGGTATCCCCGCCCTGAGGCATTTCTGGACGTTGCCAACCTCATGATCAATAGTTGTGGTGATGGAAATCTCGCACGCGATCTTCTGATCGCTTCGCTCCAACAGCAAATCCACGCTTTCTTGACCTTCGGAAGGACGCTTTTCAATCACGCTGCGGAAACCAAACGTGTCCGCGGCGTCTTTAATGCGGCGCTGAATGGCTTGGTGTCTCGCTCCTCCTTTACCCAGGTCACGCAGCGGCTTCTGAGTCACCGCGACAACCGATGGCTCCATATCGGGTCGCGCACTCTGGTCACTTTCCGATACCGTTGTCTTCGGAACTTCGGCAACTTTCGTTTCGGAAGCGTGAACTTGAACTGTGATTGGCACCGTGTTCGGAACGGGTGATTGTACCTGCGGTAGTTTATTCCTTACGAACCCGGCAGTTGGCCGCTCACTTTGCCAAGCCTCCCGTAACATCGCTTCCACCTTTGTCCGGGGAGCGCCGTATTTTTCTCGCGAAGCCGTAATCACTTCCTGCCGTCGTTTCGCTCCCGCCGTTTCGTCCGGTACATCGAGCGAGGGAACCGAGAGGTTAAAATCAAAATCACTCCGTTCCACTCGACAAATGGCTTGGGCTGTCTCCAAGTTCTTCAAGTCCGCCGGCTCAAAAAAGGCGAACCCTTCGGCCAACTTCTTGGCGTCGTCGTCTCCGACCCGAAACACAATGCGGGTAAACGGATGCGACATGACGGCACTGGCCACGTCGGGACTGCGCTGTAACTGGTGTAGTTCGTGATGGGCTAAAGTCAGGCCAATTCGGTACTTGCGCGCGCCCGAGAGGATCTCCGCCATGCTGGGGGTGATGAAATTCGCGAACTCATCCACGTAGATCCAGCAGTCCCGGCGGGCGGCGATTTGTTTGGCCTGTCGGCTCATGGCCATTTGTTGGAATTTGGAAACGAGCAATGCGCCCAGTAAATAGGAATTCTCTCGGCCCAGAAGTCCTTCGGGCAGCTTGGCCAGAAAGATTTTGCCAGTATCCATGATCTGGCCGAAATCCAACCGGTTCTCCGGCTGGGAGACCATGTGGCGAATTGGCTTTTGTGCCAGAAGCATTTCCAAGCGCGTTAGGATAGGACCAATGGACTTGTTGCCGGAGAGATGTGGAAATCCTTTGTGCCAGTAATACAGCACGTTCGGGTCGTGAACGGATTCGAGGAATTCAGACCGGAAAGACGGTTCGATTAAGAAGCGGCGCAAATCGGCGAGCGTACCGCACCGATCGCTTTCCAGAAATGCGAGAATCGCGTTTTGCAGCACGCTCTGCATCTGGTCGCCCCAGCTTGACGACAACCGCTGGAACACCG
It encodes the following:
- a CDS encoding recombinase family protein; protein product: MKNDGVTNKPVGIWIRVSTEDQANGESPEHHEERARSYAKSRGWQVKEVYDLAGQSGKAVMQHPEAKRMMKDVEGGHITGLVFSKLARLSRNRRELEDFADFFNKHHADLISLSEAIDTSTAGGRMFFHLLGVFAQWEREEITERVNASVLTRAKLGKSINGSAPYGYRWKDRKLVVRPEEAAIRRKAYELFLANRRKGNVARVLNAAGYRTSDGSIWRDTSVLRILVDPSAKGVYYFNRFRHTGSWRVEPKPEDEWGKVECEPIIPETLWNQVNQIVEEQLKSWKKPGKPPVHLFSGLAYCACGHKMYVRADNPKYFCRKCRNKIPIVDLETIVHQELKAFFGQPERIACHLHEADRNLAEKQSLLEAHQRELQKVRDEMTRTHRLYLDGEITAQGFGQFYKPAEERLNQLVSELPRLQAEVDFLKVNKLSADDILHEANTLYDRWPAIASEDKRKIVESLLEKIVIGDGEIDISFSHLPSSEEACKNQHRLGLR
- a CDS encoding helix-turn-helix transcriptional regulator, which translates into the protein MAAVNTAEAVSSQVARLLREERTKRHLSLNELAAKAGLSRQMVSYIEQEKRNPSLDTLLRIARALQINLDDVLRRARRAAAR
- a CDS encoding type IV secretion system DNA-binding domain-containing protein, which gives rise to MASVHEILTEQFRQWEVRGRGWRVFDEPVYLEPPFRPFYGHYLPDIPAVDDGRRPTILSSLTRKLGQKLSDKPTSSPIVPEVEQEPEPHSLVRDTLVELYTSLPAKLDAGTEAFEQFLRNLALCREPIAFELLGTAGRVSVQFVANQSDAPLVRRQLQAHFSDALFLPREGALEQAWESCEGDEILVVEFGLAREFMYELASGKLDPFVGLVGAMTELQPSDLALFQVLFQPVQEQWSESIQRSVTDSDGKPFFVNEPELTDAAENKIKSSLYAAVVRIAAKSESFERALQIAKDMAGSLRVFAQPHGNELIPLTNDDYPPYAHVEDMLRRQSRRSGMLLNSDELIGFVHLPSGAVRSAALERDSGKTKATPPIARSVTGLLLGYNTHAGQSVPVRLTPEQRVRHCHIIGASGTGKSTLLFNLIRQDIDNGEGLAVLDPHGDLVDKVLSVIPAHRIDDVVLVDPSDEEYSVGFNILSAHSELEKNLLASDLVSVFQRLSSSWGDQMQSVLQNAILAFLESDRCGTLADLRRFLIEPSFRSEFLESVHDPNVLYYWHKGFPHLSGNKSIGPILTRLEMLLAQKPIRHMVSQPENRLDFGQIMDTGKIFLAKLPEGLLGRENSYLLGALLVSKFQQMAMSRQAKQIAARRDCWIYVDEFANFITPSMAEILSGARKYRIGLTLAHHELHQLQRSPDVASAVMSHPFTRIVFRVGDDDAKKLAEGFAFFEPADLKNLETAQAICRVERSDFDFNLSVPSLDVPDETAGAKRRQEVITASREKYGAPRTKVEAMLREAWQSERPTAGFVRNKLPQVQSPVPNTVPITVQVHASETKVAEVPKTTVSESDQSARPDMEPSVVAVTQKPLRDLGKGGARHQAIQRRIKDAADTFGFRSVIEKRPSEGQESVDLLLERSDQKIACEISITTTIDHEVGNVQKCLRAGIPKIAIICVEEGRLRKISAAVSASLGAEAATRVSYYQPDQFIAYLKALPQPVPKLEETIRRGYKIKRSVPKLTPEEQRQREDIAYRLLAETMRKKP